A single Drosophila miranda strain MSH22 chromosome XR, D.miranda_PacBio2.1, whole genome shotgun sequence DNA region contains:
- the LOC108153625 gene encoding xenotropic and polytropic retrovirus receptor 1, translating to MKFAEHLTAHITPEWRKQYISYEEMKAMLYAAIEQSPSAELVEREMVTRYFAKFDEEFFHYCDRELAKINTFYSEKMAEATRKYGNLRSELTEALEMGHPKKLPAWKRRTPLGKKNVPARKLQDLKLAFSEFYLGLILLQNYQNLNFTGFRKILKKHDKLLSVDYGARWRTDHVEAAHFYTNKDIDRLIQETEQAVTQDIEGGDRQRAMKRLRVPPLGEQQSPWTTFKVGLFSGAFVVLFITVVIAAMFYGFGENWRVGLRMFRAPFLIIECLFLWGVNVYGWRSSGVNHVLIFELDPRNHLSEQNIMEVASVFGVIWACCVLSYIFCDPLGIPQYAAPLILYILMVAFLLNPTRTFHHEARYWALRVLIRVIMAPFCFVNFADFWLADQLNSMVPAFLDIPFLICFFGRSPTWQKAGKDGSHCVQYVSLLHPIVAILPAYFRFAQCIRRYRDTKESFPHLVNAAKYATSFFVVIFAHKYHTTTDTYPLSKENPWFYCWITAAIFSSCYAYTWDIKMDWGLFDSKAGDNRFLREEIVYSSTWFYYFGIIEDLILRFSWTLSMSLIEAGYIEGDVMMTILSPLEVFRRFIWNYFRLENEHLNNVGKFRAVRDISVAPLDCSDQTTILRMMDETDGVLNRRRGKATGGKSGTKKNKQEQRLLLQGESIEDLCS from the exons ATGAAGTTTGCCGAGCACTTGACGGCCCACATAACGCCCGAGTGGCGTAAGCAATATATTAGCTATGAG GAAATGAAGGCCATGCTGTATGCCGCCATCGAGCAATCGCCATCCGCAGAGCTGGTGGAGCGTGAGATGGTCACGAGGTACTTTGCCAAATTCGATGAGGAGTTCTTCCACTACTGCGACCGAGAGCTGGCCAAGATCAACACATTCTACTCGGAGAAGATGGCCGAGGCTACACGCAAATATGGCAATCTGCGCAGCGAGCTGACCGAGGCCCTTGAAATGGGCCATCCGAAGAAGCTGCCGGCCTGGAAGCGACGCACGCCACTGGGCAAGAAGAATGTGCCGGCACGCAAGTTACAGGATCTCAAGTTGGCATTTAGCGAGTTCTATCTGGGCCTGATACTGCTCCAGAACTATCAGAATCTCAATTTCACGGGTTTCCGCAAGATTCTCAAGAAGCACGACAAATTGCTTAGCGTGGATTATGGGGCACGGTGGCGCACCGATCATGTGGAGGCAGCGCATTTCTATACGAACAAAGACATCGATCGGCTCATCCAGGAGACGGAGCAGGCCGTCACCCAGGACATCGAAGGCGGAGACCGACAGAGGGCGATGAAGCGACTGAGAGTTCCACCCCTGGGAGAACAGCAGAGCCCATGGACCACCTTCAAGGTGGGCCTCTTTTCCGGCGCCTTTGTGGTGCTCTTCATAACGGTTGTGATTGCAGCCATGTTCTACGGCTTTGGCGAGAACTGGCGTGTTGGTCTTCGAATGTTCCGAGCTCCATTCCTAATCATCGAGTGCCTCTTCCTCTGGGGCGTAAATGTTTATGGGTGGCGGTCTTCGGGGGTGAATCATGTGCTGATATTTGAGCTGGATCCGCGCAATCACCTGTCCGAACAAAACATCATGGAGGTGGCTTCGGTATTCGGCGTGATATGGGCCTGTTGTGTGCTCAGCTACATCTTCTGCGATCCCCTGGGCATTCCACAGTATGCGGCTCCCTTGATACTCTACATTCTGATGGTTGCCTTTCTACTGAATCCGACGAGGACGTTCCATCACGAGGCTCGGTACTGGGCGTTGCGGGTACTCATACGCGTGATCATGGCCCCCTTTTGCTTTGTGAATTTCGCAGACTTTTGGCTGGCCGATCAGCTAAACAGCATGGTTCCGGCCTTTCTGGATATACCCTTCTTGATATGCTTCTTCGGTCGCAGTCCCACATGGCAAAAGGCGGGGAAGG ATGGCAGCCACTGCGTGCAATACGTCTCCCTGCTCCATCCCATTGTGGCCATCCTGCCCGCCTATTTCCGCTTCGCCCAGTGCATACGTCGGTATCGCGACACGAAAGAGTCGTTTCCGCATCTAGTCAACGCAGCGAAGTACGCCACATCATTCTTTGTGGTAATTTTCGCCCACAAATATCATACGACAACGG ATACCTATCCCCTATCGAAGGAGAATCCATGGTTCTATTGCTGGATTACGGCAGCAATTTTCTCATCCTGCTACGCCTACACATGGGACATCAAAATGGACTGGGGTCTATTCGACTCCAAGGCGGGCGACAATCGATTCTTGCGTGAGGAAATCGTTTATTCATCGACG TGGTTCTACTACTTTGGCATAATTGAGGATTTAATATTGCGCTTCAGCTGGACCCTGTCCATGAGCCTCATCGAGGCTGGCTACATTGAGGGTGATGTAATGATGACCATTCTCAGTCCCCTGGAGGTTTTCCGTCGCTTCATTTGGAACTATTTTAGGCTGGAGAACGAACACCTCAACAATGTGGGCAAGTTCAGGGCCGTGCGAGATATATCTGTTGCCCCACTGGACTGTTCAGATCAG ACAACAATCCTTCGAATGATGGACGAAACAGACGGTGTGCTCAACCGGAGGCGTGGCAAAGCCACAGGCGGCAAGAGCGGCACCAAAAAGAACAAGCAGGAACAACGCCTACTACTCCAAGGCGAATCAATCGAAGACCTCTGCTCCTAG
- the LOC108152328 gene encoding motile sperm domain-containing protein 2: MTKGVLPTAEQVNEVKTRFLQKLESEPPADAFLPEDLKRITDNDLWVTKLLEAFDLDVEKTLNRLWENLAWRQSYGVYNINESNVNQEYLHDGSIYAHNKDKEGKPLLILSLKKHSKSKSLDDLLRLVVFWIERIHRENDLEKITIFMDMTGSGLGNMDLDFIKSIINMFEANYPYVPNYILVHELPFLLNAAFKLVKTFLPAKALEILRVTSKKDITEYVDKDNCLKLWGGNDDYEYKFE; encoded by the exons ATGACCAAAGGAGTACTTCCAACAGCCGAGCAGGTTAATGAGGTTAAGACACGGTTTCTCCAGAAACTAGAGTCGGAGCCGCCAGCAG ATGCCTTTCTTCCTGAGGATCTGAAGCGCATCACCGACAACGACTTGTGGGTCACAAAGCTGCTGGAGGCCTTTGACCTCGATGTGGAGAAGACCCTTAACCGACTTTGGGAAAACTTGGCTTGGCGCCAGAGCTACGGAGTATATAACATTAACGAGAGCAATGTGAACCAGGAATATCTGCACGACGGCTCGATCTATGCACACAACAAGGACAAGGAGGGCAAGCCTTTGCTCATTCTCAGCCTGAAGAAGCACTCGAAGAGCAAGAGCCTGGACGATCTCCTGCGCCTTGTCGTATTTTGGATTGAGCGCATTCACCGCGAGAACGACCTCGAAAAGATAACCATCTTCATGGACATGACTGGCTCTGGGCTGGGCAACATGGACTTGGACTTTATTAAGAGCATCATTAATATGTTTGAGGCCAACTATCCTTACGTGCCCAACTATATCCTCGTGCACGAACTGCCCTTCCTGCTAAATG CTGCCTTCAAACTTGTCAAGACCTTCCTGCCTGCCAAAGCCCTGGAGATCCTGCGCGTCACCAGCAAGAAGGATATCACCGAGTATGTGGACAAGGACAACTGCCTGAAGCTGTGGGGCGGCAATGACGATTACGAGTACAAATTCGAATAG